In Thalassophryne amazonica chromosome 14, fThaAma1.1, whole genome shotgun sequence, one DNA window encodes the following:
- the LOC117524276 gene encoding olfactory receptor 49-like, translating to MWNVSVITVFTLTRLNFTFEEKIALFSFSLLWYLLILLLNGSIIIAIIMDKNLHEPMYIILCNFCINTLYGTVGFYPKFLLDLLSSHVILCAGCMLQGFVIHSAKACDFSILTLMAYDRYVAICRPLQYHSFMTKQRVFLLVFFFWLVVLCGSHINRIYCVNWMIASLACSPPKVHIAVEYFIIMFYVCHIWLIFISYVYLIRTCLSSKNSWRRFMQTCLPHFICLFIFLFSLLLDLFYMRFGSKDLSQDLSNLMAMEFLFIPPVVYPLIYGLKLTKIRKKLDANKALEANPPATQTEVEALRMKVDDLENRCRRNKLRFVGFPEDAEGSDILAYMCSTIPELLQSDFPGGLQIGRAHRSLGKRRPEGQPTRAIIVRLLRFQDRERIVEMMAGGKREFTDPKKALNYI from the exons ATGTGGAATGTTTCAGTCATAACAGTTTTCACACTTACAAGGTTAAATTTCACATTTGAAGAGAAAATTGCCCTCTTCTCGTTCTCTTTGTTGTGGTATTTATTGATTCTGTTGTTAAATGGCAGTATTATTATTGCCATCATTATGGATAAAAACCTCCATGAGCCCATGTATATCATCTTGTGTAATTTTTGCATTAATACGCTGTATGGCACTGTTGGATTTTATCCTAAATTCCTTTTGGACCTTCTGTCTTCTCATGTCATTTTGTGTGCTGGATGTATGTTACAGGGTTTTGTAATACATTCAGCAAAAGCTTGTGACTTTTCCATCCTCACTCTGATGGCGTACGACAGATATGTGGCTATATGTCGACCTCTGCAGTACCATTCCTTCATGACAAAACAGAGAGTGTTTCTCTTAGTGTTTTTCTTCTGGTTGGTAGTT TTGTGTGGTTCTCACATAAATAGAATATACTGTGTTAACTGGATGATTGCTTCTCTTGCTTGTTCACCCCCCAAAGTACATATTGCTGTGGAATATTTTATTATCATGTTTTATGTCTGCCATATCTGGCTTATTTTCATATCTTATGTTTACCTGATAAGAACATGTTTATCATCTAAAAACAGCTGGAGGAGGTTTATGCAGACATGTTTGCCACATTTTATCTGTctcttcatttttttgttttctctgcTTTTAGATTTATTTTACATGAGGTTTGGTTCAAAGGATTTGTCTCAAGATCTCTCTAACTTAATGGCAATGGAATTTCTTTTTATTCCTCCAGTAGTTTACCCACTTATATATGGACTCAAACTCACCAAAATACGCAAGAAactt GATGCTAATAAGGCGCTAGAAGCTAATCCCCCAGCCACCCAGACAGAAGTGGAGGCACTGAGAATGAAAGTGGATGACCTGGAGAATAGATGCCGGCGGAATAAACTTCGTTTTGTTGGTTTTCCGGAGGACGCTGAGGGCTCAGATATTCTGGCGTATATGTGCTCAACCATCCCAGAGCTCCTGCAGTCCGATTTCCCTGGAGGCCTGCAGATTGGCCGTGCGCACCGGAGCCTGGGTAAGCGCAGACCGGAGGGCCAGCCAACTAGGGCTATCATTGTCCGGCTTCTACGATTTCAGGACCGGGAGCGGATTGTGGAGATG ATGGCCGGAGGTAAACGTGAGTTCACTGACCCCAAGAAGGCACTGAATTACATTTGA